One genomic window of Candidatus Dormiibacterota bacterium includes the following:
- the ftsH gene encoding ATP-dependent zinc metalloprotease FtsH → MNTLLKNIAFWTLIILAVLFFYKFLSANRPDQVEISFSQFMSEVEQAQVAKVTITGNEIAGEYKQIGPDGQPKRFTTYSPDYPDLVKDLRKTNITIEAHKPKDSSYLVTILGWLPILLMLGVWVFFMRQMQSGGNKALSFGKSKARLSSSQAKKVTFKDVAGVEEAKEELEEIIEFLKEPQKFQKLGGKIPKGVLLMGPPGTGKTLLARAISGEANVPFFSISGSDFVEMFVGVGASRVRDLFEQGKKNAPCIIFIDEIDAVGRHRGAGLGGGHDEREQTLNQLLVEMDGFESNDGVILIAATNRPDVLDPALLRPGRFDRRVVVPRPDVKGREEIFKVHTRKIPLSDDVDLVVLARGTPGFSGADLANLVNEAALNAARYNKKVVAMEDFESSKDKVLMGSERRSLIISEKEKRLTAYHEAGHALVASFMPHADPIHKVTIIPRGMALGVTQQLPIDDRHNYTRDYLESTLSVMMGGRVSEQAFMNVLTTGAGDDLEKATEMARRMVCEWGMTDALGPLTFGKKEEQIFLGREIAQHQDYSEATAVLIDQEVKKICLEAYDRAKQVVEKHRDALVRVAEALLEYEVLDGEEVASLVKGDDATVLATRKRRQPRADTAPQTPRPAAETAGERRGPAIAPDPIKQPS, encoded by the coding sequence TTGAATACCCTTCTGAAGAACATCGCCTTCTGGACACTCATCATCCTGGCGGTCCTCTTTTTCTATAAGTTCCTCAGCGCCAACCGGCCGGACCAGGTCGAGATCTCCTTCAGCCAGTTCATGTCGGAGGTCGAGCAGGCCCAGGTCGCCAAGGTCACCATCACGGGGAACGAGATCGCCGGCGAGTACAAGCAGATCGGCCCCGATGGCCAGCCGAAGCGTTTCACGACCTACTCTCCGGATTACCCCGACCTGGTCAAGGACCTGCGCAAGACCAACATCACCATCGAGGCGCACAAGCCCAAGGACTCGTCCTACCTGGTGACCATCCTCGGCTGGCTGCCGATCCTGCTCATGCTCGGGGTCTGGGTCTTCTTCATGCGCCAGATGCAGAGCGGCGGGAACAAGGCGCTGTCGTTCGGCAAGTCGAAGGCCCGTCTGTCGTCGAGCCAGGCCAAGAAGGTCACCTTCAAGGACGTGGCGGGCGTCGAGGAGGCCAAGGAGGAGCTCGAAGAGATCATCGAGTTCCTGAAGGAGCCGCAGAAGTTCCAGAAACTGGGCGGGAAGATCCCCAAGGGGGTCCTGCTGATGGGCCCGCCGGGCACCGGCAAGACGCTCCTGGCGCGGGCCATCTCGGGGGAGGCGAACGTCCCGTTCTTCTCCATCTCCGGCTCCGACTTCGTCGAGATGTTCGTCGGCGTCGGCGCCTCGCGCGTCCGCGACCTGTTCGAGCAGGGGAAGAAGAACGCCCCGTGCATCATCTTTATCGACGAAATCGATGCCGTCGGCCGGCACCGCGGCGCGGGGCTCGGCGGCGGCCACGACGAGCGCGAGCAGACCCTGAACCAGCTCCTGGTCGAGATGGACGGCTTCGAATCGAACGACGGCGTCATCCTGATCGCCGCGACGAACCGCCCGGACGTCCTCGACCCTGCGCTGCTGCGCCCCGGCCGCTTCGACCGGCGCGTCGTGGTGCCGAGGCCGGACGTGAAGGGGCGCGAGGAGATCTTCAAGGTCCACACGCGCAAGATTCCGCTCTCGGACGACGTGGACCTCGTCGTCCTGGCGCGCGGCACCCCCGGCTTCTCGGGCGCCGACCTGGCCAACCTCGTGAACGAGGCGGCCCTGAACGCGGCGCGCTACAACAAGAAGGTCGTCGCCATGGAGGACTTCGAGTCCTCCAAGGACAAGGTGCTGATGGGAAGCGAGCGCCGCTCGCTCATCATCTCCGAGAAGGAGAAGCGCCTGACGGCGTATCACGAGGCGGGGCACGCGCTGGTCGCCTCCTTCATGCCGCACGCCGATCCGATCCACAAGGTCACGATCATCCCGCGCGGCATGGCGCTCGGTGTCACGCAGCAGCTGCCGATCGACGACCGGCACAACTATACGCGCGACTACCTCGAGAGCACCCTGTCGGTCATGATGGGCGGGAGGGTGTCGGAGCAGGCGTTCATGAACGTCCTGACGACCGGGGCCGGCGACGACCTCGAGAAGGCCACCGAGATGGCCCGCAGGATGGTGTGCGAGTGGGGCATGACCGACGCGCTGGGACCGCTCACCTTCGGCAAGAAGGAGGAGCAGATCTTCCTGGGACGCGAGATCGCCCAGCACCAGGACTACAGCGAGGCGACCGCCGTCCTGATCGACCAGGAGGTCAAGAAGATCTGCCTGGAAGCCTACGATCGGGCGAAGCAGGTCGTGGAGAAGCACCGCGACGCCCTGGTGCGCGTGGCCGAGGCGCTTCTGGAGTACGAGGTCCTGGACGGCGAGGAGGTGGCCTCTCTGGTGAAGGGTGACGACGCGACCGTCCTCGCCACGCGCAAGCGCCGGCAGCCGCGCGCCGACACCGCCCCGCAGACGCCGCGCCCGGCCGCCGAGACCGCCGGCGAGCGCCGCGGCCCGGCTATCGCGCCCGATCCGATCAAACAGCCTTCGTGA
- the hemL gene encoding glutamate-1-semialdehyde 2,1-aminomutase, which produces MGTLSRSLFDKARQVIPGGVNSPVRAFKAVGGDPLFFARGEGALLTDVDGNRYIDYVGSWGPLILGHAHPDIVREVQEAAKHGTSFGAPHPHEVELARRVVESVPGIEKVRMVNSGTEATLSALRLARGFTKRDLIVKMDGCYHGHVDALLVKAGSGVATLGIPGTPGVPAAVAEQTLVVPYNDLDAFASLVKRRGREIACVIVEPVAANMGVVPPRPGYLEGLREITSRNGILLIFDEVITGFRLALGGAQELYRITPDLTTLGKILGGGLPIGAYGGREEIMDRVAPEGDVYQAGTLSGNPLAMRAGIAMLGNLRSPGIYERLEASSARLARGLMAAAEASGTRARVTRAGSLLTLFFASRDPFDWDSASSADTRGYASFFHRMLERGVYLAPSQFEALFVSLAHTDEQIDTTIAIAGEALKGMRWGPET; this is translated from the coding sequence ATGGGCACCCTCTCACGCAGCCTGTTCGACAAGGCCCGCCAGGTCATTCCGGGCGGCGTCAATTCTCCCGTGCGCGCCTTCAAGGCCGTCGGCGGCGACCCCCTGTTCTTCGCGCGCGGCGAGGGGGCCCTCCTGACGGATGTGGACGGCAACCGGTACATCGATTACGTCGGCTCGTGGGGGCCGCTCATCCTGGGCCACGCGCACCCGGACATCGTGCGCGAGGTGCAGGAGGCGGCGAAGCACGGCACGTCGTTCGGTGCCCCGCACCCACACGAGGTGGAGCTGGCCCGGCGGGTGGTCGAGTCGGTCCCCGGCATCGAGAAGGTCCGCATGGTCAACTCCGGGACCGAGGCCACCCTGTCGGCGCTGCGCCTGGCGCGCGGGTTCACGAAGCGCGACCTGATCGTGAAAATGGACGGCTGCTACCACGGTCACGTCGACGCGCTCCTGGTGAAGGCGGGGTCGGGGGTCGCGACCCTCGGCATTCCGGGCACACCCGGCGTGCCGGCGGCCGTGGCGGAGCAGACGCTCGTGGTCCCCTACAACGATCTGGATGCCTTCGCCTCGCTCGTCAAGCGGCGGGGCCGCGAGATCGCCTGCGTCATCGTCGAGCCGGTGGCGGCCAACATGGGTGTGGTACCGCCGCGCCCCGGCTACCTCGAGGGGCTGCGGGAGATCACCTCGAGGAACGGCATCCTTCTGATCTTCGACGAGGTGATCACGGGGTTCCGCCTGGCGCTCGGCGGCGCGCAGGAGCTCTACCGGATCACTCCCGACCTGACGACCCTCGGCAAGATTCTCGGCGGCGGCCTGCCGATCGGCGCCTACGGCGGCCGCGAGGAGATCATGGACCGCGTCGCTCCGGAGGGGGACGTCTACCAGGCCGGGACGCTGTCCGGCAACCCGCTGGCGATGCGGGCAGGCATCGCGATGCTCGGGAACCTGCGCTCGCCCGGAATCTACGAGAGGCTCGAAGCGTCGTCCGCGCGGCTGGCCCGCGGGCTCATGGCGGCCGCCGAGGCGTCCGGCACCCGGGCGCGCGTGACGCGTGCCGGGTCGCTCCTGACCCTGTTCTTCGCCTCGCGCGATCCTTTCGACTGGGACAGCGCCTCGAGCGCCGACACCCGCGGCTACGCCTCCTTCTTCCATCGCATGCTGGAGCGCGGGGTCTACCTGGCCCCTTCGCAGTTCGAGGCGCTGTTCGTGTCGCTCGCACACACGGACGAGCAGATCGACACGACGATCGCAATCGCCGGTGAAGCCCTCAAGGGGATGCGTTGGGGCCCCGAGACCTAG
- the tilS gene encoding tRNA lysidine(34) synthetase TilS, which produces MKNLASTIERQVRRTIERYDMLRPAERVLVAVSGGPDSVALLTVLHRLTPSMKLDLHVAHLDHGWRGRASARDAEFVRRMAVRLGLPVTVGHLGPRVWQVREGRQSSREARARDLRHRFLVETAREIGAHKVALGHTRNDQAESFLLRLLRGSGARGLAGTYPVVDGLIIRPLIDVGRTDLIAYLKEKHLTYRVDATNRDLGLTRNRVRRRLLPFLEREFNPNIVETLAHAADLLRDEDSLLGDIAEAKYRQIVSRRGEGVVLQARSLQELPVPVRRRILRLALSEVRGDLRRIALQHVEQSLSLLDHPRRRGHVSLPNGTAVDVQGDQLRIARLAEPGGTSAGTAGGFPREALCPVPGEVALPAFGLTLRATVVPRETIVVDLKSAGRERAFLDADLLPGPLLIRPRRPGDRFVPLGAPGTRKVKSFLIDRKVPVDERGRIPLVLSGDRIAWVVDHEIDDRFKVTDATRRILVLEKAPR; this is translated from the coding sequence ATGAAGAATCTCGCCTCGACCATCGAACGACAGGTGCGGCGGACGATCGAGCGCTACGACATGCTGCGCCCCGCCGAGCGTGTGCTCGTGGCCGTATCGGGCGGGCCCGACTCGGTCGCGCTCCTGACCGTCCTGCACCGGCTGACGCCGTCGATGAAGCTCGACCTGCACGTGGCGCACCTGGATCACGGCTGGCGCGGCCGGGCCTCGGCGCGGGACGCCGAGTTCGTGAGGCGGATGGCCGTGCGGCTGGGCCTTCCGGTGACCGTCGGACACCTGGGGCCGCGCGTGTGGCAGGTGCGCGAAGGACGGCAGTCGTCGCGCGAGGCGCGGGCGCGCGACCTGCGTCACCGCTTCCTGGTCGAGACGGCGCGCGAGATTGGCGCGCACAAGGTGGCGCTGGGACACACGCGCAACGACCAGGCGGAGAGCTTCCTGCTGCGGCTCCTGCGCGGCTCGGGCGCCCGCGGGCTGGCGGGCACGTACCCGGTGGTCGACGGCCTGATCATCCGGCCGCTCATCGACGTGGGGCGCACCGACCTCATCGCCTATCTCAAGGAGAAGCATCTGACCTACAGGGTCGACGCGACCAACCGCGACCTGGGGCTGACGCGCAACCGGGTCCGTCGCAGGCTCCTGCCGTTTCTGGAGCGGGAGTTCAATCCCAACATCGTGGAGACGCTGGCGCACGCCGCGGATCTCCTGCGGGACGAGGACAGCCTCCTCGGTGACATCGCGGAAGCGAAATACCGGCAGATCGTCTCGCGCCGGGGCGAGGGGGTGGTGCTGCAGGCGCGGTCCCTCCAGGAACTGCCCGTGCCGGTGCGGCGCCGGATCCTGAGGCTGGCCCTCTCGGAAGTGCGCGGCGACCTCCGGCGCATCGCCCTGCAGCACGTCGAGCAGTCCCTGAGCCTCCTGGATCACCCCCGCCGGCGGGGCCACGTGTCGCTCCCCAACGGGACGGCGGTGGACGTGCAGGGGGACCAGCTGCGCATCGCCCGCCTCGCGGAGCCGGGCGGGACGTCGGCCGGCACCGCGGGCGGGTTCCCGCGCGAGGCCCTCTGCCCGGTCCCGGGCGAGGTCGCCCTGCCGGCCTTCGGGCTCACGCTGCGCGCCACGGTCGTGCCGCGCGAGACGATCGTGGTCGATCTGAAGAGCGCCGGCAGGGAGCGTGCCTTTCTCGACGCCGACCTTCTGCCCGGGCCGCTCCTGATCCGCCCGCGGCGCCCCGGTGACCGCTTCGTCCCGCTCGGCGCGCCCGGGACGCGCAAGGTGAAGTCGTTCCTCATCGATCGCAAGGTCCCCGTCGACGAGCGCGGCCGCATCCCCCTCGTCCTGTCGGGCGACCGCATCGCCTGGGTCGTGGACCACGAGATCGACGACCGCTTCAAGGTCACCGACGCGACCAGGCGGATCCTGGTCCTGGAGAAGGCCCCACGATGA
- a CDS encoding acyltransferase: MRAAAILGVVAIHATSPFLSQLAARPEGPASRFFFLAALNQAGRFSVPAFFLLSGFLTAFHSENTSRVVGPDGYMKRRLGRLLLPYLTWSVLLCALPSLLHGEATTADLGTRFLLGWTFTGGYFLLALAQLTILAPLLLRVVRRSGQAAVLLFSASLFATEAMFAAAAYGAGPWSRYVREGFSSCLTLGPAWAPFFIAGLWAGGARGWLVPWMGRHRVGLVSVAAALYGASLWEFLSVQERTASLGLAASFLKPTSVLFAFAACAVCLGTREARPVTGLVPVAEPAPLAPAFRALAGGSYAIYLLHGCVVLALFGIASPWWQGLLGTPAGPLLLGACGIVLPLAFFRIADRRAPAWARFAMFG, from the coding sequence CTGCGCGCCGCAGCCATCCTCGGCGTCGTCGCGATCCATGCTACGTCCCCCTTCCTGTCGCAGCTCGCGGCGCGACCCGAGGGGCCGGCCTCCCGCTTCTTCTTCCTGGCGGCGCTCAACCAGGCGGGGCGGTTCAGCGTCCCGGCCTTCTTCCTCCTGTCCGGCTTTCTGACCGCATTCCATTCGGAGAACACTTCGCGCGTTGTCGGCCCGGACGGATACATGAAGCGCCGGCTCGGGCGGCTTCTCCTCCCCTATCTCACGTGGAGCGTCCTGCTCTGCGCCCTGCCGAGTCTTCTCCATGGCGAGGCGACGACGGCCGACCTCGGCACGAGATTCCTTCTGGGATGGACGTTCACGGGCGGCTACTTCCTCCTCGCTCTGGCGCAGCTCACGATCCTTGCCCCGCTGCTTCTGAGGGTCGTCCGTCGGAGCGGGCAAGCGGCCGTACTGCTCTTCTCGGCGTCGCTTTTCGCCACGGAGGCGATGTTCGCCGCGGCAGCGTACGGGGCCGGCCCCTGGTCGCGTTACGTGCGCGAGGGATTTTCCTCCTGTCTCACCCTGGGCCCCGCCTGGGCCCCCTTCTTCATCGCGGGCCTGTGGGCCGGCGGCGCGCGCGGGTGGCTCGTTCCCTGGATGGGGAGGCATCGAGTCGGTCTCGTGTCGGTTGCCGCGGCGCTCTACGGCGCCTCGCTCTGGGAGTTCCTCAGCGTCCAGGAACGGACCGCGTCGCTCGGACTTGCGGCCAGCTTCCTCAAGCCAACGTCCGTGCTGTTCGCGTTCGCGGCGTGCGCCGTCTGCCTCGGGACACGGGAAGCCCGTCCCGTCACGGGGCTTGTCCCGGTGGCCGAGCCGGCGCCGCTCGCGCCCGCGTTCCGCGCGCTCGCCGGCGGCTCCTACGCGATTTACCTGCTCCACGGATGCGTCGTCCTGGCCCTCTTTGGCATCGCCTCGCCGTGGTGGCAGGGGCTCCTCGGGACGCCTGCCGGCCCGCTGCTCCTGGGCGCCTGCGGCATCGTCCTTCCGCTGGCATTCTTCAGGATCGCCGACAGACGCGCGCCCGCCTGGGCACGCTTCGCGATGTTCGGGTGA
- the hpt gene encoding hypoxanthine phosphoribosyltransferase codes for MKLSSEVLRSETDIAERVKSLGREITQDYAGQEISVLGVLKGAFIFLADLTRHIRLPMEIGFVESVASRRSDSLTEIVFSTSLRFSSSFRIEGMHLLIVEDILDTGVTLAYLCEQIQLYQPRSLKVCTLLDKPHRRKVDFRPDYVGFQVPDRWVVGYGLDSQGKYRNLPFLTYVE; via the coding sequence ATGAAGCTGTCGAGCGAGGTCCTGCGTTCCGAAACCGACATCGCCGAGCGCGTCAAATCACTCGGCAGGGAGATCACCCAGGACTACGCCGGCCAGGAGATCTCGGTCCTGGGAGTCCTCAAAGGGGCGTTCATCTTCCTGGCCGACCTGACCCGGCACATCCGCCTGCCGATGGAGATCGGCTTCGTCGAGAGCGTCGCGTCGCGTCGCTCGGACTCGCTGACCGAGATCGTGTTCTCCACGTCGCTGCGTTTCTCCTCATCGTTCCGGATCGAGGGGATGCATCTTCTGATCGTGGAGGACATCCTGGACACCGGCGTGACGCTCGCCTATCTATGCGAGCAGATTCAGCTGTACCAGCCTCGATCGCTCAAGGTCTGCACCCTCCTGGACAAGCCGCACCGCCGCAAGGTCGATTTCCGGCCCGACTATGTCGGTTTCCAGGTCCCCGACCGGTGGGTCGTCGGATACGGCCTGGACAGCCAGGGGAAGTACCGAAACCTGCCGTTCCTGACATACGTCGAATAA
- the hemB gene encoding porphobilinogen synthase, protein MGFPVERPRRLRRSELLRSLVRETDLAAGDLILPLFVVPGRRVRHEIPSMPGQFNLSVDEAVAEAQEAQSLDVPAVILFGIPPVKDAKASGAYDPHGIVQEAASSIKKEVGNMLVVADVCLCEYTDHGHCGVVRGDEIQNDETLDLLARTAVSQAKAGADIVAPSDMMDGRVAAIRKALDAAALEQVPILSYAAKYASGFYGPFREAAQSTPKFGDRRTHQMDPANAREAIREVLLDIEEGADMVMVKPALPYLDVIYRVRQAVNVPVAAFHVSGEYAMLAAAARNGWIDRDRVMMESLVSIRRAGADLIVTYFAKEAARLLQR, encoded by the coding sequence ATGGGCTTCCCGGTGGAGCGCCCCAGGCGGCTGCGGCGCTCGGAGCTCCTGCGCTCGCTCGTGCGCGAGACCGACCTGGCGGCCGGCGACCTGATCCTTCCTCTGTTCGTCGTCCCCGGCCGGCGCGTCCGCCACGAGATACCGTCCATGCCCGGGCAGTTCAACCTGTCCGTGGACGAGGCGGTGGCCGAGGCGCAGGAGGCGCAGTCGCTCGACGTGCCGGCCGTGATCCTGTTCGGCATCCCGCCCGTCAAGGACGCCAAGGCGTCCGGCGCGTATGACCCGCACGGCATCGTCCAGGAGGCGGCCTCGTCGATCAAGAAGGAGGTCGGGAACATGCTGGTCGTGGCCGACGTGTGTCTGTGCGAATACACCGATCACGGTCACTGCGGTGTCGTCCGGGGTGACGAGATTCAGAACGATGAGACGCTGGATCTCCTGGCCAGAACGGCCGTGTCGCAGGCGAAGGCGGGGGCCGACATCGTGGCGCCGTCGGACATGATGGACGGACGCGTGGCCGCGATCCGCAAGGCGCTCGACGCCGCCGCTCTCGAACAGGTGCCGATCCTGTCGTACGCCGCGAAGTACGCGTCGGGGTTCTACGGGCCGTTCCGGGAGGCCGCTCAGTCGACGCCGAAGTTCGGCGATCGGCGCACCCACCAGATGGATCCGGCCAACGCCCGCGAGGCGATCAGGGAGGTGCTGCTCGACATCGAGGAAGGGGCCGACATGGTCATGGTGAAGCCGGCCCTGCCCTACCTCGACGTCATCTATCGCGTGCGGCAGGCTGTGAACGTGCCGGTCGCTGCCTTCCACGTCTCTGGCGAGTACGCCATGCTGGCGGCGGCGGCGCGCAACGGCTGGATCGATCGCGATCGCGTCATGATGGAGTCGCTCGTCTCGATCCGTCGCGCGGGGGCCGATCTCATCGTCACCTATTTCGCGAAGGAGGCGGCCCGCCTGCTGCAGCGCTAA
- the ettA gene encoding energy-dependent translational throttle protein EttA — MSPEYIYTMKDLRKTVPPKREILKGIWLSFYFGAKIGVLGANGAGKSSLLRIMAGEDGEFMGEAFPAKGIKVGFLPQEPRLDPKKTVLGNVEEGVAATRALLDRFNTISDRLGEPLEPDEMERLLEEQAKVQDQIDAANAWELDRTLEIAMDALRCPPPDADVGSISGGERRRVALCRLLLQRPDLLLLDEPTNHLDAESVDWLERFLKDYPGTVVAVTHDRYFLDNVAGWILELDRGAGIPWQGNYSSWLEQKQGRLVQEEKAASARQRTLARELEWVRMAPRARHAKSKARVNAYEQLLAEEMEKLPETVEIYIPPGPRLGGVVVECDRLRKAYGDNLLFDDLSFKLPPGGIVGVIGPNGAGKTTLFRMITGQEKPDAGTLRVGETVKLAYVDQSRDVLKGDQNVWEAIAEGNEVLQLGRRTLNSRSYVASFNFKGPDQQKRVKDLSGGERNRVHLARMLKSGANLLLLDEPTNDLDVDTLRALEEALLEFAGCAVVISHDRWFLDRIATHMLAFEGDSRVVWFEGNYQDYEADRHRRIGAEADQPHRIKYRKLTHD; from the coding sequence ATGTCGCCCGAGTACATCTACACCATGAAGGATCTGCGCAAGACGGTCCCGCCGAAGCGCGAGATCCTGAAGGGGATCTGGCTCTCCTTCTATTTCGGCGCGAAGATCGGCGTCCTCGGCGCGAACGGGGCGGGCAAGTCCTCGCTCCTGCGCATCATGGCGGGGGAGGACGGTGAGTTCATGGGGGAGGCCTTCCCCGCCAAGGGGATCAAGGTCGGTTTCCTCCCCCAGGAGCCGCGTCTCGATCCGAAGAAGACGGTCCTCGGCAACGTCGAAGAGGGGGTCGCCGCCACGCGCGCCCTCCTCGATCGGTTCAACACGATCAGCGACCGGCTCGGGGAGCCGCTCGAGCCGGACGAGATGGAGCGGCTGCTCGAGGAGCAGGCCAAGGTGCAGGACCAGATCGACGCGGCGAACGCCTGGGAGCTCGATCGGACGCTGGAGATCGCCATGGACGCGCTGCGCTGCCCGCCGCCCGATGCCGACGTGGGCTCCATCTCGGGCGGCGAGCGCAGGCGCGTGGCGCTCTGCCGGCTGCTGCTGCAGCGGCCCGACCTCCTCCTGCTCGACGAGCCGACGAACCATCTCGACGCCGAGTCGGTGGACTGGCTGGAGCGCTTCCTCAAGGACTATCCCGGCACGGTCGTCGCGGTCACGCACGACCGCTACTTCCTGGACAACGTCGCCGGGTGGATCCTCGAGCTGGACCGGGGCGCGGGGATCCCCTGGCAGGGCAACTATTCGTCGTGGCTGGAGCAGAAGCAGGGGCGCCTCGTGCAGGAGGAGAAGGCCGCCAGCGCCCGCCAGCGCACGCTCGCGCGCGAGCTGGAGTGGGTGCGCATGGCTCCGCGGGCGCGTCACGCCAAGAGCAAGGCGCGCGTCAACGCCTACGAGCAGCTGCTGGCGGAGGAGATGGAGAAGCTGCCGGAGACGGTCGAGATCTACATCCCGCCGGGCCCGCGCCTGGGGGGCGTCGTCGTCGAGTGCGACCGATTGAGGAAGGCGTACGGCGACAATCTCCTGTTCGACGACCTGTCGTTCAAGCTGCCGCCCGGCGGGATCGTCGGCGTCATCGGGCCGAACGGCGCGGGCAAGACGACGCTGTTCCGGATGATCACGGGGCAGGAGAAGCCCGACGCTGGGACCCTGCGCGTCGGCGAGACCGTGAAGCTTGCCTACGTCGATCAGAGTCGCGACGTCCTCAAGGGGGACCAGAACGTCTGGGAAGCGATCGCCGAGGGGAACGAGGTCCTGCAGCTCGGCCGGCGCACGCTCAACTCGCGATCCTACGTCGCCTCCTTCAACTTCAAGGGGCCCGATCAGCAGAAGCGCGTGAAGGATCTCTCGGGCGGGGAGCGCAACCGCGTCCACCTGGCCCGCATGCTGAAGAGCGGCGCCAACCTGCTGCTTCTGGACGAGCCGACCAACGATCTCGACGTCGACACCCTGCGGGCCCTCGAGGAGGCGCTCCTCGAATTCGCCGGCTGCGCCGTGGTGATCAGCCACGACCGCTGGTTCCTCGACCGGATCGCCACGCACATGCTGGCCTTCGAGGGGGACAGCCGTGTCGTCTGGTTCGAGGGGAACTATCAGGACTACGAGGCCGACCGGCACCGTCGCATCGGGGCCGAGGCCGACCAGCCGCACCGGATCAAGTACCGCAAGCTGACGCACGACTGA
- a CDS encoding glutathione S-transferase N-terminal domain-containing protein produces the protein MLELYQFEDCPFCARVRDELDRLGLDYVVRSVPRPHALRERVKAVSGQTQVPVLVDPGRNKVVIESEDIIEYLDSHYGRKET, from the coding sequence ATGCTGGAGCTGTACCAGTTCGAGGATTGTCCGTTCTGCGCCCGGGTGCGCGACGAGCTCGACAGGCTCGGCCTCGACTACGTCGTCCGCAGCGTGCCGCGGCCGCACGCGCTGCGCGAGCGGGTCAAGGCGGTCTCGGGGCAGACGCAGGTTCCGGTCCTCGTCGATCCCGGCAGGAACAAGGTCGTGATCGAGTCCGAGGACATCATCGAGTATCTCGACAGCCACTACGGCCGCAAGGAGACCTGA